TTACATACTTCTTTATTCTCCTTGTATTTCTTAGCCAGCTCCATACCCAGAATCGCGTGTGGCTGCTCTGGTTCCTCAGGCCATACCTTTCCAATATCATGAAGCAATCCTGCGCGCTTCGCTAATTTCGCGTTTAATCCCAACTCTGATGCCAGCGTAGCACAAAGCTTCGCTACTTCCCTAGAGTGCTGTAGCAAGTTCTGACCATAAGACGAACGGAAACGCATACGCCCTACCATCTTGATTAATTCAGGGTGCAGACCATGAATCCCTAGATCGATCACAGTTCTCTCACCGATCTCCACGATCTCTTCCTCTATATTCTTAGTCGTCTTGGACACGATCTCCTCAATGCGTGCCGGGTGTATCCTACCATCGGTCACCAATCTATGAAGGGACAATCTTGCCACTTCTCTTCTCACTGGATCGAAACCAGAAATAATGATGGCCTCTGGTGTATCATCCACGATGATCTCCACTCCTGTGGCAGCCTCCAGTGCGCGAATGTTTCTTCCTTCTCTACCGATGATCTTACCTTTGATATCATCACTTTCGATATTAAAGATCGACACACAGTTCTCTATAGCATGCTCGGTAGCCGTACGTTGGATTGTTTGGATCACAATCTTTTTGGCCTCCTTGGTAGCAGTCAATTTTGCCTCTTCTATGATATCCTTGATGTGAGAAGAAGCTTTGGTTCGAGCCTCATCCTTTAAGGTTTCCTTCAGCTGTTCGATTGCTTCAGAAGCAGATAGATTAGAAATCTTCTCTAGCGCTACGGTTTGTTCTTCCTTACGCTTGTCAAGTTCCTCTTTTCTTCGTTTGACAATTTCCATCTGAGCCTCCAGATTTTCCTTCTGACTTTCCAGCTCAGCTTCGGCTCTTTTGTTTTGTTCTATCTGCTTGGACAGGTTTCCCTCTCTTTGCTTTAACTTATTCTCGTTAGAGATGATTTGGTTCTTCTTGCGATTACTTTCTTCTTCGAATTCTGACTTCAGTTTCAGAAAGTGCTCTTTCGCCTCTATCTCCTTTTCCTTCTTGACATTCTCTGCAGTAATTGTCGCTTCTTTGATGATAATTTCTGCTTTGTCATTGGCTTCATTTATCCTTTTAGCCTCAGCTCTTTTGGCCAAAAATCGACTGATTCCAAACCCAATAATGAGTCCAATCAGTCCTACAACAATAATAATTGTACTATCCATGATGTATATATATAGTTAATCATGGAGATGATCGTAAAGACACTATGTTGAGTAAATATATTTAGAGGGCTTCAGAGATGAGCTGATTGAGTTTGCTTATATGTTCCATGGCGATTTCGTCCGTCATTTGTCGGTTTTCGGAGCTCTGTAGCAGTTGAATAAAACTGTCCATAGCCACCATCGCCAAGAGATCCTGTTTATCATCGATCTGAAACTGATCCTGATAGAACCTTAGCTTTTCATTTATTTTTTTACCCGCCGCACGTACGTTCGCCTCCTCTTCAGGTGCGACCTTCATTGGGTACTCTCTGTTTCCAATCCTTATTTTTATTGATAATTCTGTCATTCAGACTTCTATTCGCTCAAGTGAGCTATGCACTTATCAACTTCATTTATATATTCACTCAGCAAGTTGCACAACGCTTCTGTGTCATTATCGTCCACCACCATGCCGTTCACAAGTTTACTAATTTTATCTTGATTTTGAAAACCAGCCAACTGCTGGTCTTTATCCTCTATTTTGGCCCTCAACCGATCATTCTCCGCTCTCAAAACCTCTATTTCAGATTCCTTTTTTTTGTAGTCATTCAACAACAAAACCAGTTTTCTTTCCAGATGATTCAGCTCGGTTCGCAAGCGATTTTCGGCCATTTTTATTTTCTAATTATAGCGTTCAAATTATTTTCAAAGCTTGACATCAGGGCACTCATCGTTTTATCAATCACCTTGTCATTCAAGGTTTTATTCTCATCCTGAAGAATAAAACTCAATGCATAGGATTTTTTCCCTTCGCCAATGCTGTCTCCCTCATAAACGCTGAATACATTTATTCGTTTGACTAGTTTTTTACTTTCAGATTTAGCAATATCCATGATTTCGCTAAACTGTACTTTCTTGTCCAGTACGAGAGACAAATCTCTTCGCACTTCTGGAAATTTAGAAACTGCCTTATACATCGGAATCTTTCCATACTTCTTCAGCAATTTTGGCCAATTCAATTCTGCAAAGAAGACATCCTGATTTACTCCGATTACTTTGGTCACTTTCTTTTTCAACTTACCAAAAGAGGCCAACAATACTCCATTGACAGATATATCTAATCCATATTCAAAGACCTCACTTTGAGTCGGGACAGAATCCATATCCGCCACACTAAATTTATCTAATATTTTGTGAACCACCGCTGAAAGGTCATGAAAATCGATAGGTTTTTGTTCCAAATACCAGCTTTCATCAGATCGATTCCCGGTCATAAACAAGCAAAGCTGTTGCTGCTCCGAATACTTGTCGCCCTCCTTTTTGTACACTCTTCCAAATTCGAAGAATTTAAGATTGGGCTGCTTCCTGTTTATGTTATACTTAAGTGCCTCTAAGCCAGAAAAAATGATGGTCTGACGCATCACTCCTAATTCCTCGCTTAACTTATTTAGGATCTGAACATTTTCATCCGCCTTCCAGTATCCCGCTTTACTTAGGTATTCAGGATTGGTCAACGAGTTGCTCATGATTTCATTCATCCCTAATGCAGACAAAAACAAAGAAGTTTTCTCTTGAATTTTATCCTTGTCAGGAGTTGTGAAATTAGCCAAAAACTCAGCACTTGAGTATTCGCTCAGCGCAATATTGTTATACCCATAGATTCTCAAAATCTCTTCGATCACATCTGCCTCACGAGTCACATCAAATCTATAAGGTGGCACAGAGACTTTAAAGCCTTCCTCTGTCGGCTCTGACACTTGAATATCCAGAGCATTTAAAATACCATGGATCTTTTCTATAGGCAGAGCCTCTCCTATCAATCTATTGATATTCTTATATGACATCTGAATAGATACATCTTCTATCTCAGATGGGTAAATATCAACAATCTCGGAAGTGATCTCACCTCCGGCAACTTCTTTGATCAACAGTGCGGCCCATTTCAAGGCATCTACAGTCATTCTTGGGTCAGTTCCCCTTTCGTATCTAAAAGAAGCATCAGTTTTCAATGCATGGCGAGTAGCCGTATTCCTTACAAAGTCAGAAGAAAAGTAGGCTGATTCCAAAAACACATCGGTGGTACTTTCCTTTACTCCCGAATGTACACCACCAAATACTCCGGCGATACACATGCCTTCCTCAGCATTGCAGATCATCAGATCTTTTGAGGACAGTTTTCTTTCTTTCTCATCCAAGGTGGTGAATAGACTCCCTTCTTCTAAGGTTTTCACTACCACTTTATCTCCTTTGATTTCATTCAAATCAAAAGCATGCATCGGCTGTCCCAAAGAGTGAAGCACGTAGTTAGTGACATCTACCACATTGTTGATAGGTGCCAATCCGATACTATTCAGTTTTGCTTTCAACCATTTAGGCGACTCCTCTACTTTCACATTGGAGATCGTCAAGCCCGAATACCTGGGGCATGCCTCCGTATTTTCTACCACAACCTCTACAGGTCGCGAATTGTTGTCTATTTGGAAAGCACTAAGGTCTGGAAATTTCGTATCTCTCTCGAATGCTGCTTTCAAATCACGAGCCACACCAAAGTGAGATGCCGCATCAGCACGATTAGGAGTTAGCCCTATCTCGAAAACAGTATCCTTAGTTGGCTTAAAATAATCAGCAGCTGGTGTACCATTTGGCAAATCTGTATCCAATATCATGATACCAGCATGGGAGGCTCCCAATCCAATCTCATCCTCAGCACAAATCATCCCTAGAGAAACCTCTCCTCTGATTTTCGCTTTCTTGATTTTGAACGGTTCGCCTTCGGAAGGATACAATGTCGCGCCAACTGTTGCTACGACTACCTTCTGCCCAGCAGCCACATTGGGTGCACCACATACGATAGGTGACAGTTCTGCCTCTCCAATATCCACAGTGGTCAAACTTAGCTTATCAGCACCCGGATGCTTACCACAAGTTTTGACTTCACCAATCACAAGCCCTTCGAGACTTCCTTTGATTTCTTCTACTTCCTCTACTCCTTCTACTTCTAAACCGGTGTTGGTCAGTGTCTGTGATATCTCATCGATGCTTTCATTTAGATCAATGTAATCCTTTAACCAATTCAGTGAAATCTTCATGTATAAATAAGCTTTTTAGCTGCGGATAAAACAAGCCGTAAAATTAAGAAAATAAGGCAGTCTGAGAAGGAGAATTACTTTCTTCTTTTTCGGAAAAGAGTGGAAGTTAAAACAATGGCCATTCCAAAGATCATCACCAAATACATCCATTTGGGTTCTCCCAATCTATAAGATCTCAAAAACTCACTTGTTGCCAGGAAAATCAAAAGGAATCCACCAACGACTCCTATTCTTTGCAATAATCTAGGATTCATCTTCTACCTCTAATTCCAAAGTATTTTCCCAGGATTGAAATCTTTCAATGTCTTCCTGTATACTGTTATAAATCCAAAAAATAATCGCCAAATCATCGGTAAAGCCAAGAGCAGGCAGAAAATCAGGAATCAAATCCAGAGGCGTGACAAAATAAAGCATCCCTCCAGCCACAAGCAATAATGTGCGCCATGGCAACTCCCTATACTGACCGGTGAATTGTGCCTTGACCATTCTCAAAAACACAGACAACTTATCTACCAGCTCCTTGAGCTTATCATTGTTATTGACAATGCCCTGAAGTTTATTGCTGGTAGTGTCCATTAAACGAGAGAATCGTTCATTGTCACTCAAAATATCTTTGGCTTTTTCCTTATACTTTTTGAATACTTTTTCCTTGTTCATAAGATTGGGGCTAAAAGTTCTGTTGGATTTCTTCCTTGATATACATCAAGGCATGATCAATTTGCAGGTACTCTCTATCCATCACTCGTTCGAAGATTCTTCTAGCCAGATCAATTCCCTTGGCCGATTCTTCCAGGCTTCCTGCAGCCTCATTGATTATCATTACGATTTCTTCCATGGCAGAGTTGACTACCTCCCATGCCTGGATACTCATATACACCTGCTGCGACAAGTTATGATTGAATTCTTCGCGCACCTCATGCAGCAATACTTGATGAAACTCCACTGCAGTCAATTCCCCCTGATTCAATCTGACAACCAGGTTTTTAGGTGCGATTCGCTCAAGAAACAAACAAATCCTTTCGTAAGCCTGTAGACGAATCGGTAAAACCACATCCGTATTTTTCAGTTTAATATCTATGAGTCGACTATCATATTCTTTTCGTATGAAAAGTCTAACCATTAAATACATGGCATATAAAACCGCTCCTGCTGGCAGGATAATTTTTCCGAATTCTATCAGTGCTTCCAAATTAAGTTTTCTTTATCGTGTCATTCAAAATTAAGTAATTTTGCGCAAGCGATAGCATCATTCGATTTATGGATTTAGAACCAGTCATTATCACCACCAAAGCTTTGGCAGAAGTCAAAAACATCATGAACAACAAAGGGATTCCTGAGGACTATTCTCTACGAATAGGTATCAAAGGCGGAGGTTGTGGCGCCATGGGCTATGTCATCGGTTTTGACAAAAAAAATGATGCCGACATCTCCTATTCTCAAGACAGCGTACCGATTGTCATTGACAAGAAACATGTCATGTACCTCGTGGGGTTGGAAGTGGATTTTATTGAAGATGCAGAAGCAAGAGGCTTCAGCTTCAACAAATCAGAATAAACTTTAGGAACGATTATCCAATTTCAAAGTCACAGAAGCCTTGTGACAAACTCCTTTGATCGGCGGGTTGTGTTTGCTTACAGTAGTTTTGACAGAATAAATTTTCGGAAATCTAGAAGCAATCTTTTGATTGATACTCATGGACAAGGTCTCCAATAGCTTGGTAGGCACCTTCATGATGTTTTCCACTAAACTATAAATGATCTCATAGTTAACTGTAGCCGCTAAATCTCCGTCATCTAACTCCACCGGATCTGCCAGCTCTACCTCTACATCAACAGTGTATTTATTCCCGATTTCTCTCTCCTGCTCATAATAACCATGGTGAGAAAAGAAATCTAACCCCTCCAGCTTTACTAACATGTTTGCTTAATCCTCTAGTTGATCAAAAAAAGATAGGTCTTTGTTTGTGTTCTTTTTTTCTGGAGCCTTGGGCTTTGGTTTGGCCAATTCTTCTCTTGTAATAGGGTTCTTTTCAGAAATGTAGTTTTTCTTGACTTGCATCTGATCATCTTCAGAATACTCGAACCCCTCTCCTCTTTGTGGTGTTTCTAATTTGGCTTTCGGGATTTTAACAGGTTCTGGCTTTTGAAACTCTTCAGCTTCCAAATTGAATTCTTCTGCCTTACTCTCTACCCTTTCGCTACTTTCGCGCAGCATTTGCTTCACTTTTTTCAGGTGAGTTTCGAGACCAGATTCTTGATACTTGATCTTCTCCACCTTACTCATCACATCGCCAGAAAGTATCTTGAGCTGCGAAACCACATTATCTCTTTGATTCTCGATGATGCGATAGTTCTCTTCTAGTTCTTTGACCTCACCAGCCATACCTTCGATGATCTCTTTGGCTTGATCCTCTGCACGATCAATAATGGCACGAGCTCTGTTCTTCGCTTCGTTGATCAAAGCATCCGCGTTGATTTGTGTTTCTTTGAGGTGCAGCTCAGCAGTACGATTAGCCTGATCTATCACATTAGCTCCCGTATCTTCAGCCGTTTTCAAAGTTTTGAAGAGCGTAGTTTCCACCTCACGAAGTTTTTGAACTTCCTGCTCCAACTTACTAACATCCGACTTTAAGTCTTTGTTTTCGTCGAGCATTCGCTCCCATTCATGCGATAAGGATATCAAAAAAGCATTGACTTCTTCTTTGTTGATGCCGCGAAAAGCTTTTTCGAAAGTCTTTTGCCTAATTTCTAGAGGAGTAATTTTCATATTTTAAACTTTTAACCATCCCCCAAACCTGCTACAAGGGGGCATAATTAACGAAAACCATCATTTTACTGATCTCCAATTAATTAAAATTACATATTAAGTACGTAAAAACTGGTAGTTTATATATCTAAGGGCGGCTTAATAATGCAATAATACGCATTATTTTACAATATCTATGTCCCAGACCGATATAGACCGATCATCACTGCAAGATATGAGATAATCATGGTGTTCTGTCCATATCAGACGATTAACAGACGTTAAATGCCCCTGATGTCGGGCTTTGTCTATTACCTTGATCAATCGTCGCTCTTCGTACTCCCATACTTTGACTGTTTTATCCATGCTAGCAGTCGCAAAGTACTTCTCACTCGGGTGAAAATCGATATCATTGATGGCATACATATGAGCATTGATGCTTTCGATCAGTTCTTCCCCATCCTTGACATCCCAGTATTTGAGTCTTGCATCACGGCTACCCGTTAGCAGGACCTCCTGATCAGAATGGTAAGCCAAACCAAACACCGAATTGTCATGTGCCATGGTCTGATCTACTATGTTGAAGCTCTTAAGATCCACACGAATCAACTGACCATCACTGGCAGCTATCACACAGGTATTATCTCTTAATATTTCGATTCTCCTCAAGTTCTGGTCAGAAATCACAGATCGCTTCAGGATATTAAGCGTTTTTAAGTCAATAATAAAGAACTCTCCACTGGCACATGCCACGAGAACGAGCCCTTGATGTACTTTGATGTCAAATATAGCCAACTTCCCGAGCTGCAGCGATCCTGCTGCACTCTTCTCCTCTATCTTGATCAGATGCAGCCCCTCATAATTCTGTCCCACGATCAAAACGTCTATCTCAGGGATATAGCAAAGGGAGTAAATAGAAGAGGAGACCTTTGCAATCAGTCTCCCATTTTCAAAATTTTCCAGATCCCACAGGATGACTTGCCCATCTCCTCCGGCTGAAAAGAAATACTGCGGACTCGAACCAGATTCAAGCGTGTATACAGCGTCTTGATGACCCGTGTAGCTATGAACTTTCTTGATGTTGACTTTAGGGAGTGCGCACATATTATAGCTCGACTTCCTGCTTAATCTTAGAAGCTAAAGTGGACAATTCTTCCTGACTCAAACACAATTTTGGACGTGCAAAATTCATATCATCCATCACTTTGATAGGGATCAAGTGAACATGTGCATGTGGCACTTCTAACCCGATTACCGTAACACCAATGCGCTCACATGGCACAGCTTTTTTTAAACCCAAAGCCACTTTCTTAGCAAATAGGTGAAGACCTATCAAAGTCTCATCATCCAAATCGTATATATAATCCACCTCTTGCTTAGGCACAGCCAAACAATGTCCTTCAGACAATGGGTTGATATCCAAAAAAGCGATGAATTCGTCCGTCTCTGCTACAATATGTGCAGGGATTTCTCTATTGATAATCTTAGTGAAGATACTAGCCATCTTACATCGAGATATCCATGATCTCAAAGTCAATTTTGCCTGCAGGTGCTTCTACAGTAGCAATTTCACCTATCTTGTGACCCAAAAGCCCTTTTCCAATTGGTGATTCTACAGAAACTTTACCCGCTTTCAAATCTGCCTCAGATTCAGCTACTAAAGTGTACTTCATTTCCATGCCATTTTTGACATTTTTGATCTTAACTGTAGATAGTACGGACACCTTAGACAAGTCAATCTGTGAAGCATCCATCACTCGAGCATCACCAACTACCTTCTCTAGTTTAGCAATTTTCAATTCTAAAAGACCTTGAGCATCCTTTGCTGCATCATATTCAGCATTCTCACTCAAATCACCTTTATCTCTGGCTTCTGCTATTTGCTTTGCGATATCTGCTCTACCCTTAGTTTGCAACTCTCGCAACTCATCTTTTAGCTTCTGTAGCCCTTCTTCTGTATAATATGATACTGCCATTATATTGTCGTTTATAAACAAAAAAGAACGGTCTCATTGCTGAAACCGTTTCTTGCTTTTTCTTCTTATATGATTTACAATGATAGGAAAAATTCAGCCACCAATCAAATCTATCCATCAATTGGTCGGCAGAGATTCCCTTACGCTTTGTTTTGTTCTTTGATCAAATTAAGAGCTGAACCTGCTTTGAACCAATTCACTTGCCCAGCATTGTAAGTATGGTTCGTCACGATGGTATCTTCACTACCGTCCGCATGCTTAGCCACGATAGTCAAAGGCTTACCAGGTGCAAAATCTGTCAAATCCAGAAAGTCAAAAGTATCATCCTCTTGAATTTTGTCATAATCAGATTCATCTGCAAAAGTTAAAGCCAACATACCTTGCTTCTTCAGGTTGGTCTCATGGATACGAGCAAAGGACTTAACCAATACTGCCTTCACTCCCAAATGCCTTGGCTGCATCGCTGCATGCTCTCTAGACGACCCTTCACCATAGTTGTGATCACCGACTACCAAAGTAGGTATACCGGCTGCCTTGTACGCTCTCTGTACATCAGGAACCGCACCAAATGAACCATCCAATTGATTTTTAACCTTGTCAGTCTCCCCATTAAAGGCATTGACTGCTCCTGTCAAAGTATTGTTAGAAATATTGTCCAAATGACCTCTAAATCTCAACCATGGCCCTGCCATAGAGATATGGTCTGTGGTACACTTTCCAAGAGCTTTAATCAGCAATTTGGCTCCTGTGATATTTTTCCCATCCCACGGATCAAAAGGTTCTAACAATTGAAGTCTTTTAGATTCTGGATCTACTACTACATCTACACTCGAACCATCTGCAGCGGGCGCTTTATAGCCTGGATCTTCCACATCAAATCCCTTGCTTGGAAGTTCCTGTCCTTTCGGAGGATCCAGTTTCACCTGCTCACCTGACTCACTTGTCAGTGTATCAGTGATCGGATTGAAACTCAAATCTCCAGCAATCGCCAAGGCAGCCACCATTTCCGGTGAAGTCACAAAAGCATGAGTATTTGGATTACCGTCCGCTCTTTTGGCAAAATTTCTATTGAAAGAGTGAACAATGGTATTTTTCTCTTTTTTCTCTGCACCTGCTCTGTCCCACTGACCAATACAAGGCCCACAAGCATTGGTAAACACTCGGGTTCCCAACTTTTCAAAAGTATCGATGATTCCATCTCTCTCAATGGTATATCTCACTTGCTCAGAACCTGGATTGATACCAAATTCTGCTTTCGGTTTAATTCCTTTTTCGACCGCCTGCTCTACAATAGACACCGCTCTGGACATATCCTCATACGAAGAGTTGGTACACGAACCGATCAGTCCCCATTCAATTTTAGTTGGCCAATCATTGGCTTTGGCTTTCTCACCCATTTCGGCAATTGGAGTAGCCAAATCTGGCGTAAACGGTCCATTGACATGCGGAGACAAAGTGGACAAATCAATCTCTATTACTTGATCAAAGTATTGCTCTGGATTGGCATATACTTCATCATCTCCAGTCAAATGTTCTTTGATTCCGTTGGCCATGTCAGCAACTTCTGCTCTGCCCGTGGCTCTCAGATATCTTTCCATAGACTCGTCATATCCAAAGGTCGAAGTAGTAGCACCGATCTCAGCACCCATATTACAGATTGTGCCTTTACCAGTACAAGACAGACTCTTAGCTCCTTCGCCAAAATACTCTACAATGGCACCAGTACCACCTTTTACAGTCAGGATACCTGCTACTTTCAAAATCACATCTTTGGCTGAAGTCCAACCATTCATTTCGCCAGTCAATTTAACACCGATGAGCTTCGGGAATTTCAATTCCCAGGCCATACCTGCCATCACATCTACGGCATCTGCACCTCCTACACCTACGGCGACCATTCCTAGTCCACCTGCATTTACAGTGTGTGAATCAGTACCAATCATCAAACCGCCAGGGAACGCATAGTTTTCCAATACCACCTGGTGAATGATACCTGCACCCGGTTTCCAGAAGCCAATACCGTATTTGTTTGAAACTGAATCCAGAAAGTTAAATACTTCATTAGAGGTGTTCAATGCACTTTGTAAATCTGCCGCAGCACCTATCTTAGCCTGAATCAAGTGATCACAATGCACAGTAGTCGGAACGGCCACTTGAGGCTTTCCTGCTTGCATAAACTGCAGCAAGGCCATCTGTGCGGTAGCGTCCTGACAAGCAATTCTATCCGGCGCAAAATCAACATACGACTCCCCCCTCTTGTAGACCTCCTTCGGATCCCCATCATATAGGTGAGAGTAAAGTATTTTTTCAGACAGCGTCAATGGTTTCCCTGTCAGTTCTTTCGCTTTGTTGATTCTATCCCCCATTTGAGAATAGACCTTTTTTATCATATCGATATCAAATGCCATAGAATGTTTTTTTATTGCTTTATGAATTGTATTCCAATTTAAGTAATTAACGAGATTTTATGAATGCTGTTCGGTAATTAGTATTGAAAGATACTATAAGCTGTTAGCCATAATCTATTTAATGCACGAAAACATCAGGTCCCTTAGGTCCTTAACCATGTTTAAAAGATTCTCTAATCTTTCTTTTTTATACTTGAAAGAGATGAAGAAACAATCCCTGTCGGCACAGCAACTATACCAAGGCCTAACATTAAGATTATAAAAGTAAAAAACTTCCCCCCAGCAGTCACTGGGTATGCATCTCCATACCCAACGGTAGTAAGGGTTGCCACTGCCCACCATAGCCCATCAAATACTGACGAAAAAATTTCAGGCTGAACTGGATTTTCAAAATAATAGATCCCTACACCAGCCAGATACAACAACACTAAGGTGGAAATTGAAAATATTATTAGTTCTTCCTTGGATGAATCAAAAGCCATAGCCAACCTTTTCAGTGCTTTGGTATATTTGGTTAGCTTCAAAAGTCTAAAAACCCGAAAAAAACGAAGTAGCCTAATGGATCTCAGATCTAATCCTAGAGCTAGATAATATGGCAAAATGGCCAACAAGTCAATTACCCCATAAAAAGAAAAGGCATACTTAATCCGTCCTCTATACATTAGATTGAAAATGTATTCTATCGAAAATACAATAACGATAAATTGTTCGATGAGATTGATTGAGTTTCTTATATCCTCATTCAAATCCGGCAATGTACTCAGCGAAAAGTCGATGATTGAAACAACTATCAGTATTGGCACTATTTTGTCTAATGCACTTTTAATTCTTTCAATCATAAGGGCGCTTTTTTCACGAGTATTAGGAGACATTAAACTTCTCCTCCAAACTATCCGCAATCAAAGAATTAATACTAACACCTTTATTGGCCGCCTTTAGTGCTAAATTTCGGTGAACCTGAGGTTTTATCCTCACATTCAAAGAACCAGTAAATCTTTTGTCCGGTTCTTTGCCAATCAATTTACAAGTTTCTAAATAATCTTCAACTGAATCCTCAAATGCCTGAACCAACTCGGCATAGCTCGCTCCCTCAAAAGTAACTGTATCATTGATAAACAATACTTTACCAAAAAAAACGCCACTCTCTTGATCAACATCTATGGACCCCAAGTAATCTCTATACTGCAATGGTTTCATATCAACTTATTTTCTCTCAAATGCTCTAAAACTATTTTCATCATATATGGTTTCAAGGTTTTCTGAGGATGCGGTTCATGCAAGCTTATTATACTTTTGGAAGTTGGATTTACAAACTTTCTCCGCGAGCCACTTCCCCTAAAAACTTCATAACCAAATCCGCTCAAAAGCGTGACCAAATCTGACCAGGAAAAAGACTTATCTTTTCTCTTTAGACGATCTAATAATTTATCTTTCCTGCTCATCAATACACTAATATACAATGCAACTAACAAATAGTTGCAATACAACATCAAAAAAAAGAGACTGCCCCATCGAGCAGTCTCTTTCTATATTAAAAGTATTTTATGGCTTACTTAACCAACGTTTTTCCAGAAGGCTTGAACTTAGTCAAATCAATTCCTTGAACAGCCGCCTCATATTCATTGAGGTTTGGCGTTCTACCTAATACAGTTGAAAGCACAACTACTGGAGTAGAAGAAAGCAATGACTCTCCTTTTTTCTCATCAGAATCCTTTACTACTCTTCCCTGGAACAAACGTGTAGATGTTGCCATCACAGTATCTCCTGGCTCAGCTTTCTCCTGGTTA
This is a stretch of genomic DNA from Reichenbachiella ulvae. It encodes these proteins:
- a CDS encoding HIT family protein; this translates as MASIFTKIINREIPAHIVAETDEFIAFLDINPLSEGHCLAVPKQEVDYIYDLDDETLIGLHLFAKKVALGLKKAVPCERIGVTVIGLEVPHAHVHLIPIKVMDDMNFARPKLCLSQEELSTLASKIKQEVEL
- a CDS encoding aconitate hydratase, which codes for MAFDIDMIKKVYSQMGDRINKAKELTGKPLTLSEKILYSHLYDGDPKEVYKRGESYVDFAPDRIACQDATAQMALLQFMQAGKPQVAVPTTVHCDHLIQAKIGAAADLQSALNTSNEVFNFLDSVSNKYGIGFWKPGAGIIHQVVLENYAFPGGLMIGTDSHTVNAGGLGMVAVGVGGADAVDVMAGMAWELKFPKLIGVKLTGEMNGWTSAKDVILKVAGILTVKGGTGAIVEYFGEGAKSLSCTGKGTICNMGAEIGATTSTFGYDESMERYLRATGRAEVADMANGIKEHLTGDDEVYANPEQYFDQVIEIDLSTLSPHVNGPFTPDLATPIAEMGEKAKANDWPTKIEWGLIGSCTNSSYEDMSRAVSIVEQAVEKGIKPKAEFGINPGSEQVRYTIERDGIIDTFEKLGTRVFTNACGPCIGQWDRAGAEKKEKNTIVHSFNRNFAKRADGNPNTHAFVTSPEMVAALAIAGDLSFNPITDTLTSESGEQVKLDPPKGQELPSKGFDVEDPGYKAPAADGSSVDVVVDPESKRLQLLEPFDPWDGKNITGAKLLIKALGKCTTDHISMAGPWLRFRGHLDNISNNTLTGAVNAFNGETDKVKNQLDGSFGAVPDVQRAYKAAGIPTLVVGDHNYGEGSSREHAAMQPRHLGVKAVLVKSFARIHETNLKKQGMLALTFADESDYDKIQEDDTFDFLDLTDFAPGKPLTIVAKHADGSEDTIVTNHTYNAGQVNWFKAGSALNLIKEQNKA
- the greA gene encoding transcription elongation factor GreA, with amino-acid sequence MAVSYYTEEGLQKLKDELRELQTKGRADIAKQIAEARDKGDLSENAEYDAAKDAQGLLELKIAKLEKVVGDARVMDASQIDLSKVSVLSTVKIKNVKNGMEMKYTLVAESEADLKAGKVSVESPIGKGLLGHKIGEIATVEAPAGKIDFEIMDISM
- a CDS encoding ion transporter; the protein is MSPNTREKSALMIERIKSALDKIVPILIVVSIIDFSLSTLPDLNEDIRNSINLIEQFIVIVFSIEYIFNLMYRGRIKYAFSFYGVIDLLAILPYYLALGLDLRSIRLLRFFRVFRLLKLTKYTKALKRLAMAFDSSKEELIIFSISTLVLLYLAGVGIYYFENPVQPEIFSSVFDGLWWAVATLTTVGYGDAYPVTAGGKFFTFIILMLGLGIVAVPTGIVSSSLSSIKKKD
- a CDS encoding type II toxin-antitoxin system HicB family antitoxin produces the protein MKPLQYRDYLGSIDVDQESGVFFGKVLFINDTVTFEGASYAELVQAFEDSVEDYLETCKLIGKEPDKRFTGSLNVRIKPQVHRNLALKAANKGVSINSLIADSLEEKFNVS
- a CDS encoding type II toxin-antitoxin system HicA family toxin, which encodes MLYCNYLLVALYISVLMSRKDKLLDRLKRKDKSFSWSDLVTLLSGFGYEVFRGSGSRRKFVNPTSKSIISLHEPHPQKTLKPYMMKIVLEHLRENKLI
- a CDS encoding WD40 repeat domain-containing protein; amino-acid sequence: MCALPKVNIKKVHSYTGHQDAVYTLESGSSPQYFFSAGGDGQVILWDLENFENGRLIAKVSSSIYSLCYIPEIDVLIVGQNYEGLHLIKIEEKSAAGSLQLGKLAIFDIKVHQGLVLVACASGEFFIIDLKTLNILKRSVISDQNLRRIEILRDNTCVIAASDGQLIRVDLKSFNIVDQTMAHDNSVFGLAYHSDQEVLLTGSRDARLKYWDVKDGEELIESINAHMYAINDIDFHPSEKYFATASMDKTVKVWEYEERRLIKVIDKARHQGHLTSVNRLIWTEHHDYLISCSDDRSISVWDIDIVK